From the genome of Vicia villosa cultivar HV-30 ecotype Madison, WI linkage group LG2, Vvil1.0, whole genome shotgun sequence, one region includes:
- the LOC131650011 gene encoding uncharacterized protein LOC131650011: MQKDPDFNHHAKCEKMGITHLTFADDVLMFCRGDVTSVDMMMKVLHTFADTTGLIVNPKKCKVFFGEVDLETRNKIKELNTYEEGLLPFRYLGVPLTIRKLNIKHYLPLIDTILAKVKHWSSRLLSMTTSVGALSGLEKRQLARRVQLPGNLFVSQRVLECLWNLCLKADNLWVKWVHIHYLKKKPLMEAVISDSSLWVIKKIFNLREHIPNLQPAWDHMIQKRNFSMKCLYDKMVDSDKVDETLNHLLFDCRFAKAVWKHIL, encoded by the exons ATGCAGAAGGATCCAGATTTTAATCACCATGCTAAATGTGAGAAAATGGGAATCACACACCTCACATTTGCTGATGATGTTCTCATGTTTTGCAGAGGTGATGTAACATCTGTTGACATGATGATGAAGGTGCTACACACTTTTGCTGATACTACAGGGCTGATAGTTAACCCTAAGAAATGCAAAGTGTTCTTTGGTGAAGTGGATTTGGAAACCAGAAATAAGATCAAAGAGCTTAATACTTATGAAGAAGGCCTGCTTCCTTTTAGGTATCTAGGAGTTCCTCTCACTATTAGAAAGCTCAACATCAAACACTATCTCCCACTTATTGACACGATCTTGGCTAAAGTGAAACATTGGTCCTCTAGACTTCTTAGCATG ACAACATCTGTAGGAGCTTTGTCTGGACTAGAAAAGCGACAATTAGCAAGAAGAGTCCAATTGCCTGGGAATCTGTTTGTAAGCCAAAGAGTCTTGGAG TGTCTCTGGAACCTTTGTCTGAAAGCTGATAATCTTTGGGTAAAATGGGTGCATATCCATTACCTAAAGAAGAAACCCTTGATGGAGGCAGTAATCAGTGATAGTAGCTTGTGGGTGATAAAGAAAATCTTCAACTTAAGAGAGCACATTCCAAACTTGCAGCCAGCTTGGGATCACATGATTCAAAAGAGGAATTTTAGTATGAAATGCCTGTATGATAAGATGGTAGACTCGGATAAG GTTGATGAAACTCTGAACCATCTTTTGTTTGATTGCAGGTTTGCTAAAGCTGTGTGGAAGCATATACTGTAG